A window of Hordeum vulgare subsp. vulgare chromosome 5H, MorexV3_pseudomolecules_assembly, whole genome shotgun sequence genomic DNA:
gagaatagaacaaaagcatgaaagatcatgtaatgatcttatgggaagtgatggcttcacatataaaaagaatgaggattgaaacttgttgagggtaggcaaacgtagaccttggtcattgttgcaattaataggaagtgataaagaaggagaggttcacatataaatatatcatctctgacaccatctatgattgtgaacactcactaaactattacatgcctggaagtagatgttggacaaggaagacaacataatgcattgtgtttgcttggctcggaacaatgttatatgattagagatcccttagcatgtgacgattgcttccacctcacattagccaaaactctcgcaccaagtagagatattacttgtgcatccacaaatcttcaacccagttttgccatgtgagtccaccatacctacctatggattgaataagatccctcaattaagttgtcatcggtgcaagcaataaaaattgctctctaatatgtatgatctattagtgtgtggaaaataagctttgtacgaacctgtgatgaggaagacataaaagcgacagactgcataataaagttctttatcacaggaggcaatataaagtgacgttcctccgcactaagaggacacgcatccaaacctcaaaagcacatgacaacctctgcttccctctgcgaaagggctatcttgtacctttacttttttcccttgaaagagtcatggtgatcttcaccaattccttatctcgcgtttatcttggctaacgtcatatgcttgggaaagatctatattcatatgtaaacttggaggtaagtattcatgaattattattgttgacattacccttgaggtaagcagttgggaggaaaaactgtaagcccctatctttctctgtgtccagctgaaactttgatctcatgagtaccacgtgagttgtagcaactgtagagaacgaaagaatgattgagtatgtggatttgctttacaagctcttatttgactctttttgatgttgtgataaattgcaattgcttccatgactaaaggctatcggttgttacttctcggtaaggttcttgatccatgctttactttgtgaaggaattatcactttagcatgagagattatatgttggtattgttgttctgatcatgatcgtgatgcatgcatgtttgtatcttgttttgtcgacacctctctccctaaacatgtggacatgtttattgagctaggctttcgcttgaggacaagcgaggtctaagcttgggggagttgatacgtccattttgcatcatgttttcgtgttgatatttatcgcttcttgggctgttatttcacttcacggtacaattcttatgccttttctctcttattttgcaaggtttacatgaagagggagaatgcgagcagctggaattctggcctgaaagtggagcaagtttgagatacctattatgcgcaacttcaaacgccgtaaaaatcaacgagaattttttccggatttattaaaaatactgggccgaagaagcgccaggggttggccacaagcgtgcacagcgcggccacccccccccccccaggccgcgccatgagggcttgtgggcaacctgctggcccacttgcccccctcttctgctatatgaagggtttcgtctcgaAAAAAATCgagcaggagctttttcgtggtttcgccgccgccacgaggcggaacttgagcagaaccaatctagagctccggcaggacgatcctgccggggaaacttccctcccggagggggaaattgtcgccatcgtcatcaccaacactcctctcatcagaggggactcatcaccatcaacatattcatcagcaccatctcatctccaaccctagttcatcacttgtaaccaatctccgtctcgcgactccgattggtacttgtaaggttgctagtagtgttgattactctttgtagttgatgctagttggattacttggtggaagagtttatgttcagatccttgatgctactcatgacctctctggtcatgaatatgattatgctttgtgagtagttactttggttcctgaggacatgggataagtcatgctaatagtagtcatgtgaatttggtattcgttcggtattttgatatgttgtatgttgtttttcctctagtggtgttatgtgaacgtcgactacataacacttcaccattatttgggcatagaggaaggcattgggaagtagtaagtagatgatgggttgctagagtgacagaagcttaaaccctagtttatgcattgcttcgtaaggggctgatttggatccacttgtttaatattatggttagactttgtcttaattcttctttcgtagttgcggatgcttgcgagaggggttaatcataagtgggatgcttgtccaagtaagggcagtacccaagcgccggtccacccacatatcaaactatcaaagtaacgaacgtgaatcatatgaacatgatgaagactagcatgacagaaattcccatgtgtcctcgggagcgtttttcctcctataagactttgtccaggcttgtcccttgctacaaaagggattgggccactttgctgcaccgttgctacttttgttacttattgcttgctacgaatcatctcaccacacaatcacttgttaccgacaatttcagtgcctgcagattttaccttgctgaaaaccacttgtcagatccttctgctcctcgttgggttcgacactctcacttattgaaaggactacaattgatctcctatacttgtgggtcatcatccacccttagggtttcccatcctaagggtgcggcagccctagatggcttaGGGGCGGCcgccaaggtggtggaggcgccctagggttgggccttgaggcccaaggtggcctcccacgcctagggtttgccccttccaccccttgttgcgccttgggatggttgtggaggcgcaccagcccacttaggggcagcCAAAGACTAAACACACCGACGTTGAGGCTTAGttcaggggctactgagggagtccgggattctaGGGTCCTCGGGCGTCCCGTTAGTCAATACTGGGTGGGCCCATTGGGCCGTGCTGAAGAAGACCGGGCCTGATGACGACCTCTACTCTGGAAGGAATATCCCGAAGATTGGCGTGTGCTTCAAGCTTAGTAAGAAAGGTTGGCTCATCTATTCCCGATCatagtcggtaacttgtaaaccctagggaccctggtgtctatataaaccagggtgcCTATCCGTGTAGAAGAGGCTAAATcttctagggtttagcatatacgatctcgaggtagatctactttgtaatcatcttcatcaatataatcaagcaggacgtagggtattaccttcATAGAAGGGCCCAAACCTGGATAAACCAttgtctcccccttcttcctacaacccatcgattCAAGGTTCACAGTTCGACACCCCTTATCCGAGAtctaccggttttgacaccgacatcgaGCAAAAaggagggtacggagatatgcggTTTAGCACGGGCCCTTGTGGTCCGTCCTATGTGACGGACGCGTTTGGACGTCCCTATCTCGTCTCATATGTGATCTGGATATGTGTAGTCAGGTGCCAATCAGTCCGGACGGCTAGGTTGAATTTACTTTGATTGGGTTgtaattttgcattcatgcagtgATCGAAAAAATACAAACACGTTTGAAACGGATATGGGTCCAGTTATAGATGCTCTAACACTCTTCAATGGCTGGCCGGCCTGCCGGCCAAACGGTAGCTTAATTAATTCAGTCTTCTTGTGTTGCACTGAATTTTCGAAGACAAACTGCATCGAGCTGCCATCTGTTGACTGTCGAGACCCTTGCCTCCAACACCCCATCGGAGCTACCCAAAACTAAGAAAACAAAACCTGTCCTCATCCTCTTTTCCCACGCAGCTGCCACAGGCCTACAAATACCAAACACAGAAGGCACAACCACACACGCACCATCGGCATCCACCTTACCACTACGTACACTCACTGGTCAAGCCAACAGGTTAGCAATCTCAGCTTCCTCTCTTGCCACTCCGATCGTTCTTTGTCACTCTAACCGTTCGTAAGTCTTGAGCGCTTGTGTTGCAAATAGGCGATGGAGTCCGGGGGAGTGACGGCCGGCGTCGGCGCCGAGAAGAACTCGTGGCCGGAGGTGGTGGGCCTGTCGTCGGAGGAGGCCAAGAAGAAGATCGTAGAGAACAAGCCGGACGCCAGCGTCCACGTCGTTCCGGCCGACTCCTTCGTCACCATGGATTACAACACCGGCCGAGTCAGGGTGTTCGTCGACTCCAGCGACAAGGTCACCAAAGCTCCTAGGATTGGCTAGCTTAGACGGGCTCATCCTTACGTTTGTACCAATAAATGAGGACGTAATTCTGTCTAGCTGTACTCTGTAAACGTGTGTacttaaaaaaatgaaaacagaGAGAAAACTCCCCTTATCTTATTCTTATAGAAGATGAGCAACATTTGTGTTGTCCACCACTCCACCACAAGAGCTTCTCAAAAGCGTGCGTACTTGGATGCGTTGTTGTCGATAGCAATTGGTGGTGTGTGACTGTCTTTAAAAAAAATATGGTGTGTTTACCGTCTTGTTGGTTGTTGGAACAAGTCACACTCTTCTCATGGTATTAATTTGGGACAACTATTTCACTTTTTTTTTGCCGGGCAATTATTTCACATTCGATGATCTTTTTTAAGCATCTCCGGCAGCTTTTTTTTCCAATAATCTTCTGGTATTGAAGGAGTTGGACTAAAAAACAATGCCCGACAAATCCCATTTTTTCAACATTTTGGGTGATCACAAAAACAAAAAACCCAACTCCCCCTGTATGGAGGAGGAGTTGGCTCTCTCCCAATACCCTCCTCAGTACATGCAACGTCAGCACCTGCTCGTTTTGCCCCATCCCCCCATTTTATGCGGCCTCCCATTTCACGCACCCGAAATCCGCCCGCCGCCATTGATGGAGGCATCGGGCCCCACCactgcatagtcattggtggagggACACTAGTGGAGACGAGGCCTTTAGCCCCgggccgtaaggggctttagtcccagttcatcaaccgggactaaaggggcgggactaaaggcctaacctttcgtcccggccctcttacaagccgggactaaaggtgctccacgtgggcgcctcgtagcgtcccaggggcaggccctttagtcccggttcgttacacggaccgggactaaagattttcagattttgctggtttttgggtttttttttgaatgaaattatttttggtttttaggattttagggtttaggtgttcgggagattaacgtgatgcctcgtttggtgttcgggaattagttttcatataatttaaatagaaataattatgcatatatatatatatatatatatatatatatatatatatatatatatatatatatatatataagattaacttatcttacaagcgatcatatatatacaattatatggagatctgaattatcgggactagagcccgtctattcgattacatggacgaacatcagtaatggcccttagctacactaaatcgtcctttgtcttctatagcttcggtcctcagaaatcccgcaagctcctctgcaacagcaatcgcgcgttgctctggtaggaccttcgtcctcatggccgtgtgctatataagaagaggagatgaatatgaatatcaatcatgataacaaagaatgacgggtaaaaatagaggtgtgaatgttcattgcttacgtcgaatctgtgatccttgaactcagaggtaaacgtgcgaatggtctcgcaaacatagtatccgcatagatgcgttccccgtggctgctggtcgcactttacgagaatagaatatatataatcaaaataataatctagcatcataaatgtattgaaaattaatagaagtatatcataattACCCGtggctaaaggtcagcttctcaggaaagttacccgtctattcgattacatggacgaacatcagtaatggcccttagctacactaaatcgtcctttgtcttctatagcttcggtcctcagaaatcccgcaagctcctctgcaacagcaattgcgcgttgctctggtaggaccttcgtcctcatggccgtgtgctatataagaagaggagatgaatatgaatatcaatcatgataacaaagaatgacgggtaaaaatagaggtgtgaatgttcattgcttacgttgaatctgtgatccttgaactcagaggtaaacgtgcgaatggtctcgcaaacatagtatccgcatagatgcgttccccgtggctgctggtcgcactttacgagaatagaatatatataatcaaaataataatctagcatcataaatgtattgaaaattaatagaagtatatcataattACCCGtggctaaaggtcagcttctcaggaaagttacccggagtcacgcacttgaaccgctttcaaaccctgcccgacaaggataatgatttgctaagtttttcattaattgatatatcagaaaatcatcgaatgagcatgtcctgcaggctttggaactgttccaagggtctagaTAATggatcgaaggcatcaactcttcccttatcaatttgaatgtccaacagaatccaatggaagctgcatatgtatgtatgtatgtatatatatatatatatatatatatatatatatatatatatatatatacatatatatatatacatatatatatatatatcagtaacttatcaattacacttataagtgaatggacacaacagagtaaagaccctcacctgaagttgtatggaaacagtatgtggtcacagaaattttgatctattagaaaccttagaaggttttcctccgtctccttgggtttgtcagttagcgacgctatatgtattttatctgggtcaataaacccaatatttaggatgatcttacttttacaatccagaatcttcattctgcataacagagtacaagttatatatagacaatggattgaaataactaaacaagttatatgtagacaacgaattgaaaaacttacagacaatagcaactcataagcgatttgtcgagggcgtcgccattgtacatctggaagagttcatcaaagtcgatatggatttcttcggagcgaccgtactactcccgtgggacactcagcacgatcttgcggtacaactcgtatgaaacgtatgcatcttttgctgcatactcaatgttgatatcatcaagtgggcccttctcccaaagtttgtgctgagactttgggaaactggtcttcatatcagcatatgaatcgtcgatcaaggcaactgccatatgagccatcgaagtcctgtcatgtcgaagcccgaatatcgtttggagatcaacgaggcaaccagctggtatctcaataccgaagctgtgcctcatcttcagcttgtcgttccttatgtcaacggaagcaaaagtgatgccgctgcgaaggaagtccatgagttctggacaatgcttgtcactcctgcaacagaaacaaattaaaatggaacaaatgttacatactgctgcaataaggaaacatgtttcactacaactaaagagaaaattatctttaggat
This region includes:
- the LOC123399208 gene encoding subtilisin inhibitor-like, with translation MESGGVTAGVGAEKNSWPEVVGLSSEEAKKKIVENKPDASVHVVPADSFVTMDYNTGRVRVFVDSSDKVTKAPRIG